One segment of Vagococcus martis DNA contains the following:
- the tuf gene encoding elongation factor Tu — translation MAKEKFDRSKAHVNIGTIGHVDHGKTTLSAAIATVLAKKNGGEASSYADIDNAPEEKERGITISTSHIEYETDTRHYAHVDCPGHADYVKNMITGAAQMDGAILVVSAADGPMPQTREHILLSRNVGVPYIVVFLNKMDMVDDEELLELVEMEVRDLLSEYDFPGDDTPIVAGSALKALEGDASYEEKILELMAAVDEYIPTPERDTDKPFMMPVEDVFSITGRGTVATGRVERGQVRVGDEVELVGIAEETAKTTVTGVEMFRKLLDYAEAGDNIGALLRGVAREDIQRGQVLAAPGTITPHTKFKAEVYVLSKEEGGRHTPFFTNYRPQFYFRTTDVTGVCQLPEGTEMVMPGDNVAMDVELIHPIAIEDGTRFSIREGGRTVGSGVVTEIVG, via the coding sequence ATGGCAAAAGAAAAATTTGACCGTTCGAAAGCCCATGTAAACATTGGTACAATCGGACACGTTGACCACGGTAAAACAACTTTATCTGCAGCAATCGCAACAGTTTTAGCTAAGAAAAATGGTGGGGAAGCTTCATCATATGCTGATATTGATAACGCTCCAGAAGAAAAAGAACGTGGAATCACAATTTCTACTTCTCATATCGAATATGAAACTGACACTCGTCACTACGCACACGTTGACTGCCCAGGACATGCTGACTACGTTAAAAACATGATTACTGGTGCTGCTCAAATGGACGGCGCGATCTTAGTAGTATCTGCTGCTGATGGTCCAATGCCACAAACTCGTGAGCACATTCTTTTATCTCGTAACGTTGGTGTTCCATACATCGTTGTTTTCTTAAACAAAATGGATATGGTTGACGACGAAGAATTATTAGAATTAGTAGAAATGGAAGTTCGTGACTTATTATCTGAATACGACTTCCCAGGAGATGATACTCCAATCGTTGCTGGTTCAGCATTAAAAGCTTTAGAAGGCGACGCTTCTTACGAAGAAAAAATCTTAGAATTAATGGCTGCTGTTGATGAGTATATCCCAACACCAGAACGTGATACTGACAAACCATTCATGATGCCGGTTGAGGACGTATTCTCAATTACTGGTCGTGGTACTGTTGCTACAGGACGTGTTGAACGTGGACAAGTTCGTGTTGGTGACGAAGTTGAATTAGTAGGTATCGCTGAAGAAACTGCTAAAACAACTGTAACAGGTGTTGAAATGTTCCGTAAATTATTAGATTACGCTGAAGCTGGAGACAACATTGGTGCTTTATTACGTGGGGTAGCTCGTGAAGATATCCAACGTGGACAAGTATTAGCAGCTCCAGGAACAATCACTCCACATACAAAATTTAAAGCTGAAGTTTACGTTTTATCTAAAGAAGAAGGTGGACGTCATACTCCATTCTTTACAAACTACCGTCCTCAGTTCTACTTCCGTACAACTGACGTAACTGGTGTTTGTCAATTACCAGAAGGAACTGAAATGGTAATGCCTGGTGATAACGTAGCTATGGACGTTGAATTAATTCACCCAATCGCGATCGAAGACGGAACTCGTTTCTCTATTCGTGAAGGTGGACGTACTGTTGGTTCAGGCGTTGTAACTGAAATCGTAGGTTAA
- the fusA gene encoding elongation factor G yields MAREFSLEKTRNIGIMAHVDAGKTTTTERILYYTGKIHKLGETHEGASQMDWMEQEQERGITITSAATTAQWKGYRVNIIDTPGHVDFTIEVQRSLRVLDGAVTVLDSQSGVEPQTETVWRQATEYKVPRIVFCNKMDKTGADFLYSVKTIHDRLQANAHPIQLPIGSEDNFTGIIDLIKMKAEIYTNDLGTDIQETDIPEEYVDMANEWREKLVEAVAETDEDLMEKYLEGEEITEEELKQGIRRATINVEFFPVLAGSAFKNKGVQLMLDAVLDYLPAPTDVEAIKGIDTKTDEETERPSTDDAPFASLAFKVMTDPFVGRLTFFRVYSGTLDSGSYVLNASKDKKERIGRILQMHANSREEISTVYAGDIAAAVGLKDTTTGDTLCALDAPVVLESIEFPEPVIQVAVEPKSKADQDKMGIALQKLAEEDPSFRVETNVETGETVISGMGELHLDVLVDRMKREFKVEANVGAPQVSYRETFRAPMTQAEGKFVRQSGGKGQYGHVWVEFTPNEEGKGFEFENAIVGGVVPREYIPAVEKGLEDSMANGVLAGYPLVDIKAKLYDGSYHDVDSNETAFRVAASMALRAAAKKAQPVILEPMMKVTITVPEDNLGDIMGHVTSRRGRVEGMEAHGNSQIVNAMVPLAEMFGYATTLRSSTQGRGTFMMVFDHYEDVPKSIQEEIIKKNGGSQD; encoded by the coding sequence ATGGCAAGAGAGTTTTCGCTAGAAAAAACTCGTAATATCGGAATCATGGCCCACGTTGATGCTGGTAAAACAACAACAACAGAGCGTATCCTTTATTATACTGGTAAAATCCATAAATTAGGTGAAACCCATGAGGGAGCTTCACAAATGGACTGGATGGAACAAGAGCAAGAACGTGGTATCACAATTACATCAGCTGCTACAACAGCTCAATGGAAAGGTTACCGTGTAAACATCATTGATACTCCTGGACACGTGGATTTCACTATTGAAGTTCAACGTTCATTACGTGTATTAGATGGTGCTGTTACCGTACTTGACTCGCAATCAGGTGTTGAGCCTCAAACAGAAACTGTTTGGAGACAAGCAACTGAATACAAAGTACCTCGTATTGTATTTTGTAACAAAATGGATAAAACTGGGGCAGATTTCTTATACTCAGTTAAAACAATCCATGACCGTTTACAAGCAAATGCTCACCCAATTCAATTGCCAATTGGTTCAGAAGATAACTTCACTGGAATTATCGACTTAATCAAAATGAAAGCTGAAATCTATACAAATGACTTAGGAACAGATATCCAAGAAACTGATATCCCTGAAGAATATGTAGACATGGCTAATGAATGGCGTGAAAAATTAGTTGAAGCTGTAGCTGAAACTGATGAAGACTTAATGGAAAAATATTTAGAAGGTGAAGAAATCACTGAAGAAGAATTAAAACAAGGGATTCGTCGTGCGACAATCAATGTTGAATTCTTCCCTGTATTAGCTGGTTCAGCCTTCAAAAATAAAGGTGTCCAATTAATGTTAGATGCTGTTTTAGACTATTTACCAGCTCCAACTGATGTTGAAGCAATTAAAGGTATTGATACTAAAACTGATGAAGAAACAGAACGTCCATCAACTGATGATGCACCATTTGCTTCATTAGCATTTAAAGTTATGACTGACCCATTCGTAGGTCGTTTAACATTCTTCCGTGTTTACTCTGGAACATTAGATAGTGGTTCATACGTTTTAAATGCGTCTAAAGACAAAAAAGAACGTATCGGACGTATTCTACAAATGCATGCCAACTCACGTGAAGAAATCAGTACAGTTTACGCTGGAGATATCGCAGCTGCTGTTGGATTAAAAGATACAACAACAGGGGACACATTGTGTGCATTAGATGCACCAGTTGTTCTTGAATCAATTGAGTTCCCAGAACCAGTTATTCAAGTAGCGGTAGAACCTAAATCTAAAGCGGACCAAGATAAAATGGGTATTGCTTTACAAAAACTTGCTGAAGAAGATCCGTCATTCCGTGTTGAAACAAACGTTGAAACGGGTGAAACTGTTATCTCAGGTATGGGTGAGTTGCACTTAGACGTTTTAGTAGACCGTATGAAACGTGAATTCAAAGTAGAAGCAAACGTAGGAGCTCCTCAAGTTTCTTATCGTGAAACATTTAGAGCACCTATGACTCAAGCAGAAGGTAAATTCGTTCGTCAGTCTGGTGGTAAAGGTCAATACGGTCACGTATGGGTTGAGTTCACACCAAACGAAGAAGGAAAAGGCTTCGAGTTTGAAAATGCTATCGTCGGTGGTGTGGTTCCTCGTGAATACATCCCAGCTGTTGAAAAAGGATTAGAAGATTCTATGGCTAATGGTGTTCTCGCTGGATACCCATTAGTTGACATTAAAGCTAAATTATATGATGGTTCTTACCATGATGTTGACTCGAACGAGACAGCATTCCGTGTTGCGGCATCTATGGCTTTACGTGCAGCAGCTAAGAAAGCACAACCAGTAATCCTTGAACCAATGATGAAAGTAACAATTACTGTTCCAGAAGATAACTTAGGTGATATCATGGGACACGTTACAAGTCGTCGTGGACGCGTTGAAGGTATGGAAGCACATGGTAACTCACAAATTGTTAACGCAATGGTTCCACTTGCTGAAATGTTTGGATACGCAACAACATTACGTTCTTCTACTCAAGGACGTGGTACATTTATGATGGTATTTGACCACTATGAAGACGTACCTAAATCAATTCAAGAAGAAATTATCAAGAAAAATGGCGGTTCTCAAGATTAA
- the rpsG gene encoding 30S ribosomal protein S7 has product MPRKGPVAKRDVLPDPIYNSKLVTRLINRVMVDGKRGVASSIIYDAFDIIKESTGNDPLEVFEQAMENVMPVLEVKARRVGGSNYQVPVEVRPERRSTLGLRWIVNYSRLRGEHTMEQRLAKEIMDAANNTGSSVKKREDVHKMAEANRAFAHYRW; this is encoded by the coding sequence ATGCCAAGAAAAGGTCCTGTCGCAAAACGTGATGTATTACCAGATCCGATTTATAACTCAAAATTAGTGACTCGTTTAATCAACCGCGTAATGGTTGACGGTAAGCGTGGTGTTGCTTCTAGTATCATTTATGATGCTTTTGATATTATTAAAGAATCTACAGGGAATGATCCATTAGAAGTTTTCGAACAAGCTATGGAAAATGTTATGCCTGTTCTTGAAGTTAAAGCTCGCCGTGTTGGTGGTTCTAACTATCAAGTTCCAGTTGAAGTACGTCCAGAGCGTCGCTCAACTTTAGGATTACGTTGGATTGTTAACTATTCACGTTTACGTGGAGAGCACACAATGGAACAACGTTTAGCAAAAGAAATCATGGATGCAGCTAACAACACTGGTTCTTCAGTTAAAAAACGTGAAGACGTGCATAAAATGGCTGAAGCCAACAGAGCATTCGCTCATTATCGTTGGTAA
- the rpsL gene encoding 30S ribosomal protein S12: MPTINQLVRKSRKSKTTKSGSPALGKSYNSFKKSQTNVNSPQKRGVCTRVGTMTPKKPNSALRKYARVRLSNLIEVTAYIPGIGHNLQEHSVVLIRGGRVKDLPGVRYHIVRGALDTAGVTDRKQSRSKYGTKKPKK, from the coding sequence ATGCCTACAATTAATCAATTGGTACGTAAATCTCGTAAATCAAAAACAACTAAATCTGGCTCACCTGCATTAGGTAAAAGCTATAATAGTTTCAAAAAATCTCAAACTAACGTGAACTCTCCACAAAAACGTGGTGTTTGTACACGTGTGGGTACGATGACACCGAAAAAACCTAACTCTGCGTTACGTAAATATGCCCGTGTTCGTTTGTCAAACTTAATCGAAGTGACAGCTTACATTCCAGGTATTGGACATAACTTGCAAGAACATAGTGTGGTTTTAATTCGTGGAGGTCGTGTAAAAGACTTACCAGGGGTTCGTTATCATATCGTACGTGGTGCCTTAGATACTGCTGGTGTTACTGATCGTAAACAAAGTCGTTCTAAATATGGTACTAAAAAACCTAAAAAATAA
- the rpiA gene encoding ribose-5-phosphate isomerase RpiA: MNLKKLVGIESANYVKDGMIVGLGTGSTAYYMVEELGRRVKEEGLSITGVTTSKATEVQALALDIPLKSIDEVDYVDLTIDGADEISEDYHGTKGGGAALLFEKIVGTYSKEIIWIVDESKMVKHLGAFPLPVEVIPYGSAQLFKLFNENKLNPTLRLTDDGNPLLTDSKNYIIDLHLEKIENPIELAAWLDTQVGVVEHGLFLNMVNRVIIGTQHEGVKTIDVSR, from the coding sequence ATGAACTTAAAAAAATTAGTTGGAATTGAATCTGCAAATTACGTTAAAGACGGAATGATAGTCGGTCTTGGAACTGGATCAACTGCCTACTATATGGTAGAAGAATTAGGACGCCGTGTAAAAGAAGAAGGATTATCAATCACTGGTGTTACTACTTCAAAAGCAACCGAAGTACAAGCTCTAGCTTTGGATATACCATTAAAAAGTATTGACGAAGTAGACTATGTTGACTTAACAATAGATGGTGCAGATGAAATTTCTGAAGATTATCATGGAACTAAAGGTGGTGGTGCTGCCCTCTTATTTGAAAAAATTGTCGGAACTTATTCAAAAGAAATCATTTGGATTGTTGATGAGTCAAAAATGGTAAAACACCTTGGAGCCTTTCCTCTTCCTGTTGAAGTGATTCCTTACGGTAGTGCTCAATTATTTAAACTATTTAACGAAAATAAACTCAATCCAACTTTACGTCTAACTGACGATGGTAATCCTTTGCTAACAGACAGTAAAAATTATATTATAGACTTACACCTAGAAAAAATTGAGAACCCTATTGAATTAGCTGCTTGGCTAGATACTCAAGTTGGTGTGGTTGAGCACGGTCTATTCTTAAACATGGTGAACCGAGTCATTATCGGGACACAACATGAAGGGGTTAAAACAATCGACGTTTCTAGATAA
- the gpmA gene encoding 2,3-diphosphoglycerate-dependent phosphoglycerate mutase, whose protein sequence is MKTLVFIRHGQSLWNSLNLFTGWVDVDLSEQGVEEAKNAGKKIKDAGILFDVAYTSYLKRAIKTCHYVLEESDQLSTPELKSWRLNERHYGALQGLNKAETAEKYGADQVQLWRRSYDTLPPLLDPNSPESSTHDPKYRYLDKRAIPEGENLKVTLERALPFWNDHIAPSLLKDEVVLVAAHGNSLRALAKHIENISDDDIMSLEIPTGQPLVYELNDDLSVSKKYYL, encoded by the coding sequence ATGAAAACATTAGTTTTTATTAGACACGGACAAAGTCTTTGGAACTCATTAAACCTATTCACTGGATGGGTGGATGTTGATTTAAGTGAACAAGGCGTTGAAGAAGCAAAAAATGCAGGGAAAAAAATCAAAGATGCTGGAATTCTATTTGATGTAGCATATACCTCTTATCTAAAACGTGCCATAAAAACATGTCACTATGTTTTAGAAGAATCTGATCAACTATCAACACCCGAACTAAAATCTTGGCGTTTAAATGAACGACACTATGGAGCATTACAAGGTTTAAACAAAGCAGAAACCGCTGAGAAATATGGTGCAGACCAGGTGCAACTATGGAGACGTTCATATGATACTCTGCCTCCATTACTTGATCCTAACAGTCCCGAATCATCAACACATGATCCAAAATATCGTTATCTTGATAAAAGAGCTATCCCTGAAGGTGAAAATTTAAAAGTGACACTCGAGCGTGCACTTCCTTTTTGGAATGATCACATTGCTCCAAGCTTGTTAAAAGACGAAGTCGTATTAGTGGCTGCACATGGAAATTCATTACGTGCATTGGCAAAACACATTGAAAACATTTCTGATGATGATATTATGTCTCTTGAAATCCCAACAGGACAACCATTAGTTTATGAACTAAATGATGACTTGAGCGTATCAAAAAAATATTATCTATAA
- a CDS encoding IS1182 family transposase: protein MYKNYNTKQVTLSLNLDIYLEENDIAFAIDELVESIPVDVFSVFEHRMGTSSYHPKMMLKLILCGYTQSIFSGRKIEAMSKDSIRAMWLTQSQTPNFRTINRFRVNPLVQPILQECFIQFRNQLVSQQLIDEEAIFIDGTKLEANANKYTFVWKKSTQRYEESLREKSKSYYQQLVEEQIIPSICSKDDELNTENLKQIIDELEMKVSDLSTKIENTSDVQERKELRSERKEPKKALKAFSDFIYRKQKYKEQHDIYNGRNSYSKTDHDATFMRMKDDHMMNGQLKPGYNVQIATNHQYVLAYETFSNPTDFKTMIPFLDTIKKSYFDLPKYIVADSGYGSEENYQAILDDFERTPLITYTMYQKEHTKKYKQNPFIPDNWIYNELADTYICPNNREVKFRNYSTRTDKSGFKRQLKMYECESCLNCPVRALCTRAKSSKNRVIQKNGNWEYFKAHVRELLKEDVTGEIYRQRKIDVEPAFGNLKANLAFNRFSVRGKDKISQELGFALMALNLRKLRKNRKDISERARKNKHSEMRGFILECLFSVKRLLGQPLFVL from the coding sequence ATGTATAAGAATTATAACACGAAACAGGTTACTTTATCACTGAATTTAGATATTTATTTAGAAGAAAATGATATCGCTTTTGCGATTGATGAATTAGTAGAAAGTATCCCTGTGGATGTGTTCTCAGTTTTTGAGCATCGAATGGGAACTTCGTCTTATCATCCAAAAATGATGTTGAAGCTTATTCTGTGTGGCTACACTCAATCTATTTTTTCAGGCAGAAAGATAGAAGCTATGTCTAAAGATAGCATTCGTGCCATGTGGTTAACGCAATCACAGACACCTAACTTCAGAACAATTAATCGATTCAGAGTGAACCCACTGGTTCAACCGATACTTCAAGAATGTTTTATTCAATTTAGAAATCAGCTTGTTTCTCAACAATTAATTGATGAAGAAGCTATTTTTATTGATGGAACAAAGTTAGAAGCCAACGCAAATAAATATACCTTCGTTTGGAAAAAGAGTACACAACGTTATGAAGAATCTTTGAGAGAAAAGTCAAAGTCCTATTATCAACAACTTGTAGAAGAGCAAATTATCCCATCTATTTGTTCAAAAGATGATGAGTTAAACACAGAAAATTTAAAACAAATCATTGATGAGTTGGAAATGAAAGTAAGTGATTTAAGTACTAAAATTGAAAATACTTCAGATGTTCAAGAGAGAAAAGAACTTCGTTCTGAGCGTAAAGAGCCTAAAAAAGCATTGAAAGCTTTTTCTGACTTTATCTATAGAAAGCAAAAATATAAAGAACAACATGATATTTATAACGGTAGAAATAGCTACTCTAAAACAGATCATGATGCCACTTTTATGAGAATGAAAGATGACCACATGATGAATGGTCAGTTAAAACCTGGATATAACGTTCAAATTGCAACCAATCATCAGTACGTTTTAGCATATGAAACATTTTCAAATCCAACGGATTTTAAAACAATGATTCCTTTCTTAGATACTATCAAGAAATCTTATTTTGACTTACCTAAATACATTGTGGCTGACTCAGGTTATGGTAGTGAAGAAAACTATCAAGCAATTTTAGATGATTTTGAAAGAACTCCATTAATTACTTATACAATGTATCAGAAAGAACATACTAAAAAATACAAACAAAATCCATTCATTCCAGATAACTGGATTTATAATGAATTGGCAGATACTTATATTTGCCCGAATAATCGAGAAGTCAAATTTAGAAATTACTCTACTCGAACGGATAAATCTGGATTCAAAAGACAACTTAAAATGTATGAATGTGAGTCTTGTTTAAATTGCCCAGTTAGAGCATTATGTACTCGTGCGAAGAGTAGTAAAAATCGAGTGATTCAAAAAAATGGGAATTGGGAATATTTTAAGGCTCACGTAAGAGAGCTTTTGAAAGAGGATGTCACAGGAGAAATATACCGTCAAAGAAAAATAGATGTTGAACCAGCCTTTGGAAATCTGAAGGCTAATTTGGCATTCAATCGATTCTCTGTAAGAGGAAAAGATAAGATTTCACAGGAGCTGGGATTTGCGTTAATGGCACTCAATTTAAGAAAACTGAGAAAAAATAGGAAGGATATTAGTGAGAGAGCACGAAAAAACAAGCATTCTGAAATGAGAGGTTTCATTTTGGAATGCTTGTTTTCTGTAAAGAGACTTTTGGGTCAGCCTCTTTTTGTATTATAG
- the brnQ gene encoding branched-chain amino acid transport system II carrier protein: protein MKERLSHKEKLYIGIMVFGLFFGAGNLIFPIQMGQEAGKNVLLANNGFLISAIGIPFLAIISFGATGTNKIFELASRVSTSFAYFFTIVLYLIIGPIFAMPRLATTSYEMSIAPFIPDNKSTLYLFIFSAVFFLLVLIFSFKPSNILDYIGKYLTPLFLVLLGSLVVISFIHPMGGIKEAPVQPIYESRPFVEGFLGGYNTLDALAGLAFGAIIIESVKSFGIDKKSRIAVETMKAGVFGIVLMGIIYTLLSLMGAMSLGTLSLNSNGGVTLSQLADYYLGVPGSVLLGLIVIIACLKTAIGLATSFGKAYSEIFSEKHYLSFVLGCLAVALMISNIGLNAIIAASIPVLMFIYPLAMVLILLSIFSNWTDKMPSCYKITMGFTVIASILDAVRVLPNGLKQNSFVSSVLSTSEQYIPFFTSGLSWIIFAFIGIVVSLIVNIKRKRLTQKSLE from the coding sequence ATGAAAGAAAGATTATCACATAAAGAGAAGTTATATATTGGAATTATGGTATTTGGTCTGTTTTTTGGAGCAGGTAACTTGATTTTTCCGATTCAAATGGGACAAGAAGCAGGTAAAAATGTATTATTAGCCAATAATGGTTTTTTAATCTCAGCAATAGGAATTCCATTTCTAGCAATTATTTCTTTTGGTGCAACTGGAACGAATAAAATTTTTGAACTTGCTAGTCGAGTATCAACTTCTTTTGCTTATTTTTTTACTATTGTACTGTATTTAATAATAGGGCCAATCTTTGCAATGCCAAGATTAGCAACAACTTCTTATGAGATGTCTATCGCTCCATTTATTCCAGATAATAAGAGTACATTATATTTATTTATTTTTAGTGCAGTATTTTTTTTATTAGTTTTAATTTTTTCGTTTAAACCGAGTAATATTCTAGATTATATCGGTAAATATTTAACGCCATTATTTTTAGTTTTATTGGGTAGTTTGGTTGTGATTAGTTTTATTCATCCGATGGGGGGCATTAAAGAAGCTCCAGTACAACCTATTTATGAATCGAGACCATTTGTTGAAGGGTTTTTAGGTGGTTACAATACGCTTGATGCACTAGCAGGTCTTGCCTTTGGTGCAATTATCATTGAGAGTGTTAAAAGTTTTGGTATTGATAAGAAATCAAGAATTGCTGTTGAAACAATGAAGGCTGGAGTTTTTGGAATTGTTTTAATGGGAATCATTTATACATTATTATCATTAATGGGAGCAATGAGTCTTGGAACACTTTCTTTAAATTCAAACGGTGGGGTGACACTGTCTCAACTAGCTGACTATTACCTGGGAGTTCCGGGAAGTGTTTTACTAGGTTTAATTGTTATTATTGCTTGTTTAAAAACAGCGATTGGATTAGCGACCTCATTTGGTAAAGCTTATTCAGAGATTTTTTCAGAGAAGCATTATTTATCATTTGTATTAGGCTGTTTAGCAGTTGCGTTAATGATTTCTAATATTGGGTTGAATGCGATTATCGCAGCGTCGATTCCTGTTCTAATGTTTATATATCCATTAGCTATGGTACTAATCCTTTTATCTATTTTTAGTAATTGGACAGATAAAATGCCAAGTTGTTACAAAATCACGATGGGTTTTACAGTTATTGCTTCAATATTAGATGCAGTGCGTGTACTACCTAATGGGCTAAAACAAAATTCTTTTGTTAGTAGTGTATTAAGTACTTCAGAACAATATATTCCATTTTTTACAAGTGGATTAAGCTGGATTATATTTGCTTTTATAGGAATAGTAGTTTCTCTGATAGTAAATATAAAAAGAAAGAGGCTGACCCAAAAGTCTCTAGAATAA